TTTAAACACATCAAACAAATGCAGTGTTATAATAAGTTGTCCAGGCGGCATTTTATGCAGCTGCCTATGTGTATATATTTGAGGACCATCATGCAACCTATGTTGTTTACTTATCGGTTAGGATTACACTGCTTATGCAACCTGCAGTTGTGAAGAGGCTGAGAAACATAAAATGCTGTTCATTTCAACCAGTTTGGATTGAACGAACCAAATAAAAGCTTCAATTATTACTTGCGCTGAAAATGTTGTTCATTTCAACCAGTTTGGATTGAACCAATCAAATAAAAGCTTCAATTATTACTTGCGCTGTCTCCCTGTCAAATAATAAATCTTTTACATGCCTCCTAGTCAGGATTAGTTGTGATTACGACACACTTTTATAAACAGAATCTATTTCATAGAGTTATTCTTGGGGAGAAAGGTGAAAGATTCGGTCATCTTTTCTTTGATGTATGGATATGTATGTATGTCTGCATGTATATGCACGCATTGACAGCTGTACCCCTGTCAAATAATAATGCCTTTTTTTGTTGCCTCCTATTGAGGTTTTGCTCTTGTAGTTTAATACGACATACTTTCTAGACCGAGTTGATTTCATAGAGTTATTTGTGGGGAGAAAAGTGAAATATTGTTGATCTTTCAATGTCAAATCTAGTTGATGTTCTAAATGCTGAAGTGTTCAGTCATCTTTTCTATGATATATGTATATGTGTGCACGTGTGTGCATGTATATGCGCATATTGGTGCCACTAAATGTTAATGGCCACCATAACTTTCATAAGCCAGCAATATCTATGTATGTTGATTTCTTCTGTGCCATCGCATCTCTGTTTGAATTGTTTTGTTTTGATGATTGTGTACTTTCCTTCCAGGAGTGAAGAAGGTACATACTATGCTCTTGATCTAGGAGCTACTAATTTTAGAACCCTACGGGTTCATCTTGGTGGTAAACCATCCATGATATTGAATAACAAAGTTGAGTGTCAACCAATTCCCAAGGAATTAATGACTGGCACAATTGAGGTGTGTAGCACTATCCTGTTTGACCTGGTTTACTAGTCCTTTTTTTATGCTTTAGCTATTTTTTTCGTCACTTGATCATATTATGTGTGCAGGAACTGTTCAATTTTGTTGCTTTGACATTAAAGAAATTTGTccaaagagaagaaaaaggtGTTGATCAAATTTCAGATAATACAAAAGATCTTGGGTTTACATTTTCTTTCCCTGTGAAACAATTGTCTGTTTCTTCTGGTCTTCTTATTAAGTGGACTAAAGGGTTCTCCGTCAAAGATGATGTAAGTTTTTCTGAACTTATTAATGTCTCATTGTTGTCACCAAATTCTTGTGATTAGGCTATTTATTTGTTTTCAAGTATACTTCTTTCTGTGTTAAAGTAAATCTAAAGATGAACAAGTGTCTTGTTAGATAATGATATTAGATGCTCAACACAATGTGGAAATTGCTATAGATAGTGTTTCTCCTTGGAGTTAAGGTACATGCATCCATGAATAATAACAGAGAAGCAGAATAATGTTTAGTTTGAGGTTTTAAAGAGGCAAGttctaaaaattcaaatattgTTAACACTCGACTTAAATTCACAGTAAGCCTTGCTATTTTCCAAAGGGCGAGTTGGTGCAATAGTAAGGTTGACCATTGCAACTTAGAAGACCAAGGTTCAAGTCAAGCAAACAACTTTTCTATTCAAGGGTAAGCCTACACACATTGACTACTCCTATACCCAATCTTGGCAGAACCAGATTCTCTGCTTTGTCCTCGTCACTTTCTAGATTTTATCATGCATCTGTGATAATTAAGAAACCCCCCAAATTTTCAGTTGCTGTGATCATTTGTCCAAGTGTATTAAGATTGTATTGTTTGCTTGTATATTATGGTTATTCagtctgttttttttttcattgtgcATCTGAAGTAGCTTCCTGCTCACTATTTCCTTCAATGCATGATTTCATGTTTCTGTTTCTGTAATTCAGGAAAAAAACTACTCTTTTACCAAATGTAAAGTGTTATTGCTAATTAGATGGGTTAGTTACACTTAGTGAGTATAGGTGCTTAAGGAATGTTACATCATTGTCCATATCTGGTATGATAACAAATTTTAAATGGACTGAGAAGTTTGGACATTTTTATTATGGTTGCCCTTTGTGGATACATTTCATGTCTTGTTAACCTAAGATTGCCAGTGTCTTGATTGGTAGAATGCAGTCAAAAATTTTGTGATTTGGCTGAACTAAGATTAACTCTGGGTTTAGGTTGGAAGGGATGTTGCACAATGTTTAAATGAAGCCATGTTAAAAGTTGGGCTGAACATGCACGTTGCAGCATTGGTATATTCTTAACCTTCTTGTTCCCAGCTTGAATATTTACTGGATTGTATGTACAATTGTAGCCAATATATTACAATTCATAAAACTcatttttgtaaatatttcaaaGACTAGATAAACTGGAGTTGCTTTTGATAGTAGATATATCCATATTCATTTCAATGCATTCTTTGAGTTAATAAATAAAAGAATGTGTGCATATAATCTCCTGATGTTGTATTTGCCTTACACCAAAATTCTCAGAAGAGTTTACATGTATGTTCCTTCATGTAGAATAAACATTGTCCTTACGATGGACATATCTTATTAAGAGTGTTCAAATATTCATCGTGTATGTAACTTGCTGCAACATTTGTTTTTAGATGCTGTGAGGTTGTAAGTTACCATTTTATGTTGGCAGGGTAACTGATTTTCGAAAATCCCCGCACTCAGCACATGGGCTGGTTAAGTGGAAGCGAAACCATGTCATTCCCTCTCCAATTGCATCATCATATTAGTGGGATGAAATGAAGAGAGATAAATCATTTGCCCTTTCTAATCAATAAATCACACCATATATTCAATTCTTATGACTTGCACAGAGTCTGTTAGTCTCCCTAGCTAGTTTTATGCTGTAGCATGAaaactatttgtttttttttcctatatCCTCTATCTTCAAACAGTCTTTTCGGTTTGCCTATGGACAGCAGAATGTAATTTATTAGGACAGGCAAGATGACTATTTATACATTTTGTAAATTGAAATGTCTATTTTGCGTACAAGTTCAGATGTAGATAATTATTATGTTCTAAATTGAGATGGAGTGTCCCGGAGTCATTAGAATTGTAGTTAATGTTATTTAAGTTCTGAATTTGAATTTCAGGATAATTGAATCATCTGATATTCAATTTTTGCTGTTAAAAGCGattcttaacttagaatttttatcCAATTTTATATGTGACATGGAATTTATGCTGTTACCTCGAATTTGATATCCAAAATTTTAAGTCCACAAATATATCTCCAGTATAtacatgtatgtatgtatgtatgtatgaatgaTAGACTTCACTTGTAATATTGATGAGAAGCATAGCTATGGAAATAATTTCAGTTTCATCAAATTCAGAAAAGAAATAAACACTTTTTTTGTTTATGGAAGCTCATAAAATTACATTTGTTATATGTTTTTGTAACTTGCTGTGTTAGTTATTTTGTTATCAACATAACTAAGGAGTCATATCTTATTGGTTTGTCTTGTTCATTTCCTTTATCTTTACAGTGGAGTGGTCAGGCTCTTCTATTCATGCAATTTGAAACAATTGTACTTCGGTCTAAGCAGGTGAATGATACTGTTGGCACACTAGCTCTCTGCCATTATGGTGATGAGGACACTGTCGCTGCAGTGATAATCGGAACAGGAACCAATGCTTGCTATCTTGAAAGGACTGATGCAATCATTAAGTGTCAAGGCCTTCTAACAAACTCTGGTGTCATGGTATCTTTCATTGGTTTATTCAAATCATGACATTTTGAGCTTATTTTCTTATGCTGCACGCCACAATGTCAAATCTGATTATaaatctttatttcaaaaatattgcaTTGACTAGGTTGTCAACATGGAATGGGGAAATTTTTGGTCATCACATCTACCAAAAACTTCCTATGACATCTCTCTTGATAATGAAAGCTCTAATCCCAATGACCAGGCAAGATTTTGTGCTTTATCATGTATGTACACTTTGAACTTGACCGAGAAGCATTTGATATTGTTTTTGTGATATAGGGTTTTGAGAAAATGATCTCGGGGATGTACTTGGGCGAAATTGTTAGAAGAGTGCTTCACAGGATTGCAGAGGAGTCCGAAATTTTTTCAGATGCTGCACAAAGTTTATCAGCGCCCTTTGTCTTAAGGTATGACATTGCTGAAACTGTTGGGGATTGCCCCTTCAACTTTTGTGTACTGAATTCTATCTGACAAGCATTTTAGTGGTGTTAGCAAAAAACTAAGTATCAATTCTATGATTGTTGTTTTTTATCTATCATTATCCATCATGGCAGTTGTTTGACATCTCTTTAATGGATCTTTAGTTACTTTCTTTTATGTTTCCTTGATGTTTACCCTGTGCAGTGTGGATTTGTTTTGGTGCATTACTTCTAAGGATATAATGTGAATTGCTCTTAGTTATCAGTTTCTTAGCCAGAAAAGTTAGATTATACTctcggattttgtgttttgaccCTTGGATATGGATTGCGTAATGGGATGGTTTACGGGCTGATCGACGGAATCattctttgttttcttgtttCTACGGCCTTTACGACCTATGGTTGTAAGGAGAATTTTGGCCTGCTCACGGTCCATAACATTCTAACACTTGAATTCTTAAACCATTCGTCAAAGTTTATCTAGTAATTCGGGGATCTTTCtggtatgattttattttttaaaacttttttttgttattttctcaattaattgGACTTTGTAGGCCTGTTGTTGACATGACATAGGTACTATTAAGAAAAATAAGGTCGAGTGAGTGGCTTCATCTGTGAGAGTAATAATGAGAAGCTCCAAATTAAGCTTACCTACCTTATGTTGGGCTTCGAGTGGTTATTGTTACATGGGGAGGAAGGAGATTTTGAATCTCAATGGTGACGCTTGAGGTGGTGGAGTTGACTGCCCGCATTACTAGGAAAGTTAAATGATCGTGCCTAGGAGGGGAAAGTCGGGGAACATTAAGAGGAAGAGGACTAGCAATTAGAGTGATAAAAGCTGGATTTTATTATGAGTTATTAGTTAAAGTTACATCATTTGAGTTATTATTTTGGGTGAATGACTAATAGTATGATTTTTATGATAGGGttggattaataaaaaattttgtgGGTAGATGAATTTGAGAATTTGAAGACATTTATGGTAGAACATTTCATCTACATTTCATGGCAGATGAATTGTCCttttaatattttagaaaaaaatgctCATGTAAAGTGTCCTTTTGACGTTTTTAGAAAAATGAGCTCTTTGATGATTTAGAAAAAAAACGCTTTCATTAATTTTTTGCCATACACTTCTTGCTTGAATCCTTAATCAGTGACTTAAAAATCTTGCTTGTTTCTTATGATTACGTACTGGATTTTGCATATTAGTTTTGTATACCAATATTATCCTCTGATACACTTGCTCCTTTCAGGACGCCTCTAGTGGCCGCGATGCATGAGGATGATTCACCCGACTTGAGAGAAGTCGGAAGGATTCTGGAAGAACATCTGAAGGTAGACACCATcgcacttaattttttttcccccCAGTAGGATAAACCATCAT
This window of the Zingiber officinale cultivar Zhangliang chromosome 3B, Zo_v1.1, whole genome shotgun sequence genome carries:
- the LOC121967393 gene encoding hexokinase-3-like isoform X2, with amino-acid sequence MGRLGFRVALGCAAVSCAIAAALVGRRLRSRRQWSRAVELVREFEEACATPVGRLRQVVDAMAVEMHAGLASDGGSKLKMLLTFIDKLPDGSEEGTYYALDLGATNFRTLRVHLGGKPSMILNNKVECQPIPKELMTGTIEELFNFVALTLKKFVQREEKGVDQISDNTKDLGFTFSFPVKQLSVSSGLLIKWTKGFSVKDDVGRDVAQCLNEAMLKVGLNMHVAALVNDTVGTLALCHYGDEDTVAAVIIGTGTNACYLERTDAIIKCQGLLTNSGVMVVNMEWGNFWSSHLPKTSYDISLDNESSNPNDQGFEKMISGMYLGEIVRRVLHRIAEESEIFSDAAQSLSAPFVLRTPLVAAMHEDDSPDLREVGRILEEHLKMYGVSKNAKRLIVHVCDIVTRRAARLAAAGIVGILKKLGRDGSGGVASGRTKGKPRRTVVAVEGGLYTKYSIFREYLNEAVGEILGEEVARYVLLRCVDGSGIGAALLAATYLSANR
- the LOC121967393 gene encoding hexokinase-3-like isoform X1, with the protein product MGRLGFRVALGCAAVSCAIAAALVGRRLRSRRQWSRAVELVREFEEACATPVGRLRQVVDAMAVEMHAGLASDGGSKLKMLLTFIDKLPDGSEEGTYYALDLGATNFRTLRVHLGGKPSMILNNKVECQPIPKELMTGTIEELFNFVALTLKKFVQREEKGVDQISDNTKDLGFTFSFPVKQLSVSSGLLIKWTKGFSVKDDVGRDVAQCLNEAMLKVGLNMHVAALWSGQALLFMQFETIVLRSKQVNDTVGTLALCHYGDEDTVAAVIIGTGTNACYLERTDAIIKCQGLLTNSGVMVVNMEWGNFWSSHLPKTSYDISLDNESSNPNDQGFEKMISGMYLGEIVRRVLHRIAEESEIFSDAAQSLSAPFVLRTPLVAAMHEDDSPDLREVGRILEEHLKMYGVSKNAKRLIVHVCDIVTRRAARLAAAGIVGILKKLGRDGSGGVASGRTKGKPRRTVVAVEGGLYTKYSIFREYLNEAVGEILGEEVARYVLLRCVDGSGIGAALLAATYLSANR
- the LOC121967393 gene encoding hexokinase-3-like isoform X3 — its product is MGRLGFRVALGCAAVSCAIAAALVGRRLRSRRQWSRAVELVREFEEACATPVGRLRQVVDAMAVEMHAGLASDGGSKLKMLLTFIDKLPDGSEEGTYYALDLGATNFRTLRVHLGGKPSMILNNKVECQPIPKELMTGTIEELFNFVALTLKKFVQREEKGVDQISDNTKDLGFTFSFPVKQLSVSSGLLIKWTKGFSVKDDVNDTVGTLALCHYGDEDTVAAVIIGTGTNACYLERTDAIIKCQGLLTNSGVMVVNMEWGNFWSSHLPKTSYDISLDNESSNPNDQGFEKMISGMYLGEIVRRVLHRIAEESEIFSDAAQSLSAPFVLRTPLVAAMHEDDSPDLREVGRILEEHLKMYGVSKNAKRLIVHVCDIVTRRAARLAAAGIVGILKKLGRDGSGGVASGRTKGKPRRTVVAVEGGLYTKYSIFREYLNEAVGEILGEEVARYVLLRCVDGSGIGAALLAATYLSANR